The Papaver somniferum cultivar HN1 chromosome 3, ASM357369v1, whole genome shotgun sequence genome includes a region encoding these proteins:
- the LOC113361573 gene encoding hexokinase-4, chloroplastic-like, with protein MGDCSKTISENSILEILQDECATPIEVLNRVADSMITHMKAGFNVDGARDLKMLLSYVNSLPTKQETGLFYALDIGGTNCRVLRVKLDGEDIDIHKISREIPALLKTGTSKIGEDVVACLVEAMKEQELDMFSVTALVNDTVGTLAGARYKDSDVKVAVIWGTGTNACYRERTDVIPKLNRQGNQGHVTGNTIINTEWGAFCEGLPLTEFDQDLGTDLGKQIFEKMISGKYLGEIVTRILLKMAESENLFGEHDTPSAVLSTRELNEMQAGRFRRPEKCWINIKRNIQGRDHPKHEKNCCRGD; from the exons ATGGGCGATTGTTCAAAAACCATTTCTGAAAATTCAATCCTCGAAATCCTGCAGGATGAGTGTGCTACTCCTATTGAGGTACTCAACCGCGTTGCAGATTCAATGATTACTCATATGAAAGCTggatttaatgttgatggtgcaCGTGATCTTAAAATGCTTCTAAGTTATGTTAATAGCTTGCCTACTAA GCAGGAGACGGGGCTGTTTTATGCTTTGGATATTGGAGGGACGAATTGTCGTGTGTTAAGGGTTAAGTTAGATGGGGAAGATATTGACATCCATAAAATATCCAGGGAGATACCAGCATTGCTGAAAACTGGTACCTCTAAG ATAggagaagatgtagttgcttgtTTGGTAGAAGCTATGAAAGAACAAGAACTTGATATGTTTTCTGTAACTGCGCTG GTTAATGATACTGTGGGAACGCTCGCTGGAGCAAGATACAAGGACAGTGATGTGAAAGTTGCTGTCATTTGGGGCACCGGAACTAACGCGTGTTACAGAGAACGAACGGATGTGATTCCAAAACTCAATAGACAGGGGAATCAGGGTCACGTTACTGGAAATACG ATCATTAATACAGAGTGGGGAGCATTTTGTGAAGGACTTCCTTTAACAGAATTTGATCAAGACTTGGGTACTGATTTGGGTAAACAG ATATTTGAGAAGATGATATCTGGTAAATACCTGGGGGAAATTGTGACTAGAATTTTGCTCAAGATGGCTGAATCGGAGAATTTGTTTGGTGAACACGACACGCCTTCTGCTGTACTAAG TACACGGGAATTAAATGAAATGCAAGCAGGACGATTCCGACGACCTGAAAAGTGTtggatcaatattaaaagaaacattcAAG GTCGAGACCACCCTAAGCACGAGAAAAACTGCTGTAGAGGTGATTGA
- the LOC113357138 gene encoding hexokinase-2, chloroplastic-like has protein sequence MAIASPSSVSVRSYSPLSPVWSVKRVSQSQLRMMAVRSSNSYSLSVSTTSILTNLQNNCATPLPILRHVADSMTDDMRAGLAVDGGSSLKMILSYVNSLPTGNEDGLFYALDLGGTNFRVLRVQLGGKSGRVVDTEFDQVSIPKQLMSGTSEELFDFIASGLSKFVEKESERFGFPSGKKREIGFTFSFPVKQTAIDSGILIKWTKGFAVSGTRGKDVVVCLNEAMERQGLDMRVSALVNDSVGTLAGARYWDDNVMVAVILGTGTNACYVERMDAILKLQCQGDQVPISGSTIINTEWGAFSKGLPLTDFDKDMDDASINPGEQIFEKTISGMYLGEIVRRVLVKMAEVGNLFGESIPEKLSTPLVLRTPDLCAMQQDNSSDLKSVGSILSSKFEVQTNLCTRKTVVEVIDAIVKRGGRLAGAGIVGILQKMEEDYKGLIYGKRTVVAMDGGLYENYPQYREYLQDAVTELLGSDISKNVIIEHSKDGSGIGAALLAASNSKYTNDYQKGEAIL, from the exons ATGGCAATTGCGTCACCATCATCAGTATCTGTCAGATCATACTCACCACTATCACCAGTATGGTCAGTTAAACGAGTTTCACAGTCACAGCTAAGGATGATGGCCGTCAGATCAAGTAACAGTTATAGTCTCTCTGTAAGTACTACTTCGATTCTAACCAACCTTCAGAATAACTGTGCTACTCCTCTTCCTATACTTCGCCACGTGGCAGATTCAATGACCGATGATATGAGAGCTGGTCTGGCCGTTGATGGTGGTAGTTCTCTTAAAATGATTCTCAGTTATGTCAACAGCCTACCCACTGG GAATGAGGATGGGTTGTTTTACGCTTTAGATCTTGGAGGAACAAATTTTCGTGTATTAAGGGTACAATTAGGTGGGAAAAGTGGACGTGTTGTCGATACAGAATTCGACCAAGTGTCCATTCCTAAACAACTTATGTCTGGTACCTCAGAG GAGTTGTTTGATTTTATTGCTTCTGGTTTGTCGAAATTCGTAGAGAAGGAAAGCGAGAGATTTGGTTTTCCAAGTGGAAAGAAAAGGGAAATTGGCTTTACATTTTCTTTCCCAGTAAAACAGACTGCCATTGATTCAGGAATATTGATTAAATGGACTAAAGGGTTTGCTGTTTCAGGAACG AGAGGAAAAGATGTAGTTGTTTGTTTGAATGAAGCAATGGAAAGACAAGGACTTGATATGCGGGTGTCTGCTTTG GTTAATGATAGTGTGGGAACGCTCGCTGGAGCAAGATATTGGGACGACAATGTGATGGTTGCTGTCATTTTAGGGACTGGAACAAATGCTTGTTATGTAGAACGCATGGATGCTATTTTGAAACTGCAATGCCAGGGTGACCAAGTGCCTATATCTGGGAGTACT ATCATTAACACTGAGTGGGGAGCATTTTCAAAAGGACTTCCTTTAACAGATTTTGATAAAGATATGGATGATGCAAGTATTAATCCTGGTGAGCAG ATATTTGAGAAGACGATTTCGGGAATGTACCTAGGTGAAATCGTTAGGAGAGTATTAGTAAAGATGGCTGAAGTGGGAAATTTGTTTGGTGAATCTATACCCGAAAAGCTCTCAACACCTCTTGTTCTAAG GACACCTGATCTATGTGCTATGCAACAAGACAACTCCAGTGATCTCAAATCTGTGGGCTCAATACTAAGCAGCAAATTTGAG GTACAGACCAACTTATGCACAAGGAAAACTGTTGTAGAGGTGATCGACGCCATAGTGAAAAGAGGAGGGCGGTTAGCTGGTGCAGGTATAGTTGGAATTCTTCAAAAAATGGAAGAAGATTATAAGGGACTTATATACGGAAAAAGGACCGTGGTGGCCATGGATGGAGGTTTATATGAAAATTATCCACAATACAGAGAATATCTTCAAGATGCAGTTACTGAGTTACTTGGTTCAGACATCTCCAAAAATGTGATAATAGAGCACTCGAAGGATGGGTCTGGAATTGGAGCAGCATTATTGGCCGCTTCTAATTCCAAGTACACTAACGATTATCAAAAGGGAGAAGCCATTCTGTAA